The following are encoded together in the Aggregicoccus sp. 17bor-14 genome:
- a CDS encoding metallophosphoesterase, whose amino-acid sequence MWLTGVAQAGGARYYVAVSSPPPPRTVFIGDVHGCLLELEELLQACAYSQSDRVVLVGDLVAKGPDSAGVVRLARERGLLAVRGNHDAHVLGARARGGVRADGRKLKREHQRVLDTLAPEDWAYLEAQPLYRRFPELNVIAVHGGLVPGVALEAQDSNLLLNLRSITPEGAPSKRIDNGVPWASQWKGPETVVFGHDAMRGLQRYPHALGLDSGCVYGGRLNAWILPEGRLVSVPARAQYMSVDD is encoded by the coding sequence ATGTGGCTCACGGGTGTAGCGCAGGCCGGGGGCGCGCGGTACTACGTCGCGGTGAGCTCCCCTCCGCCCCCGCGCACAGTGTTCATCGGAGACGTGCACGGCTGCCTCCTGGAACTAGAGGAGCTGCTGCAGGCCTGCGCGTACTCGCAGTCCGACCGGGTGGTGCTGGTGGGAGACCTGGTGGCCAAGGGGCCGGACTCGGCCGGCGTGGTGCGGCTCGCGCGCGAGCGGGGGCTGCTCGCGGTGCGCGGCAACCACGACGCGCACGTGCTCGGGGCGCGTGCGCGCGGCGGGGTGCGCGCGGACGGGCGCAAGCTCAAGCGCGAGCACCAGCGCGTGCTGGACACGCTCGCGCCCGAGGACTGGGCGTACCTGGAAGCGCAGCCGCTCTACCGGCGCTTCCCCGAGCTCAACGTCATCGCCGTACACGGCGGCCTGGTGCCGGGCGTGGCGCTGGAGGCGCAGGACTCGAACCTCCTGCTCAACCTGCGCTCCATCACCCCCGAGGGCGCACCGAGCAAGCGCATCGACAACGGGGTGCCGTGGGCGAGCCAGTGGAAGGGGCCGGAGACGGTCGTCTTCGGGCACGACGCGATGCGCGGCCTGCAGCGCTACCCGCACGCGCTGGGGCTGGACTCGGGGTGCGTGTACGGCGGGCGGCTCAACGCGTGGATCCTCCCGGAGGGCCGCCTGGTGAGCGTGCCGGCGAGGGCGCAGTACATGTCCGTGGACGACTGA
- a CDS encoding DUF962 domain-containing protein produces the protein MSPALRALFVDYAESHRHPTNRLTHKLAIPLIVFHIVAMLDWVRLFQVGGFTVTLAMVAVAAALVWYLRMSVKLGLMMAVFLALCFPLGRMTPWPVVVAIAVGGWLVQLAGHSVWEKKSPAFLTNLLQALVGPIFFLACLTGDWREGQTSAEPVGAGR, from the coding sequence ATGAGCCCTGCCCTTCGCGCCCTCTTCGTGGACTACGCCGAGAGCCACCGTCATCCGACGAACCGCCTGACGCACAAGCTCGCCATCCCGCTCATCGTGTTCCACATCGTGGCGATGCTGGACTGGGTGCGGCTGTTCCAGGTGGGCGGCTTCACGGTGACGCTGGCGATGGTGGCGGTGGCGGCGGCGCTCGTCTGGTACCTGCGGATGAGCGTGAAGCTGGGCCTGATGATGGCGGTGTTCCTCGCGCTGTGCTTCCCGCTCGGCCGCATGACGCCGTGGCCGGTGGTGGTGGCGATCGCCGTGGGCGGCTGGCTGGTGCAGCTCGCGGGGCACTCGGTGTGGGAGAAGAAGTCCCCCGCCTTCCTCACCAACCTGCTGCAGGCGCTGGTGGGCCCCATCTTCTTCCTCGCGTGCCTCACGGGCGACTGGCGCGAGGGGCAGACCTCCGCGGAGCCGGTGGGCGCGGGGCGGTAG
- a CDS encoding DUF4287 domain-containing protein: MPQKKPAAKAVPVKGPASYFPSIEKTYGRPIAEWKALIRKRGGGKHMELVSWLKSEHGLGHGHANALVAHTLQEDAGGAKG; this comes from the coding sequence ATGCCGCAGAAGAAGCCCGCCGCGAAGGCAGTCCCCGTCAAGGGTCCCGCCTCCTACTTCCCCTCCATCGAGAAGACCTACGGGCGCCCCATCGCCGAGTGGAAGGCGCTCATCCGCAAGCGCGGCGGCGGCAAGCACATGGAGCTGGTCAGCTGGCTGAAGTCCGAGCACGGGCTCGGACACGGCCACGCCAACGCGCTCGTCGCGCACACCCTGCAGGAGGACGCGGGCGGCGCCAAGGGGTGA